A single window of Bos javanicus breed banteng chromosome 19, ARS-OSU_banteng_1.0, whole genome shotgun sequence DNA harbors:
- the LRRC3C gene encoding leucine-rich repeat-containing protein 3C yields the protein MPGNPTLLGPSPQLPAATGAGLQRRKWGSGGGSGAPESHRREATSGKRAAQEKALPATGFYSSPGLCQSVAMFPPASYLLSLLLVIDAGGAVPSPQGVPHGCYAAEEAGERTFRCSQAGLSAVPTSIPNDTRKLYLDANRLVSVPAGAFQHLPVLEELDLSHNVLAHLSGAAFQGLAGTLRHLDLSANQLASVPVEAFMGLKIQVNLSANPWRCDCALQEVLRRVRLAPGTGTGIVCGPGARPDLVGQEFLPLVGGEELCGMGRGGARRSTDVALLVTMGGWLVLVVAYLAHYVWQNRDETRRPLKRAPVLPVRSEDSSTLSTMV from the exons ATGCCAGGAAACCCAACACTCCTGGGCCCCAGCCCCCAGCTTCCAGCAGCTACGGGAGCAGGGCTCCAGAGGAGGAAGTGGGGCTCCGGAGGAGGAAGTGGGGCTCCAGAGTCGCACCGCAGGGAGGCTACTTCCGGGAAGAGGGCAGCACAGGAGAAGGCTCTCCCAGCAACAGG ATTCTACTCCAGTCCAGGACTATGCCAATCTGTGGCCATGTTCCCGCCAGCCAGTTACCTCCTGTCCCTGCTGCTGGTGATAGACGCAGGGGGGGCCGTGCCCAGCCCCCAGGGGGTTCCCCACGGCTGCTATGCGGCAGAGGAAGCTGGGGAGCGGACCTTCCGCTGCAGCCAGGCGGGTCTGAGCGCCGTGCCCACCAGCATCCCCAACGACACCCGCAAGCTCTACCTGGATGCCAACCGGCTGGTGTCGGTGCCAGCTGGTGCCTTCCAGCACCTGCCTGTCCTGGAGGAGCTGGATCTGTCCCATAATGTCCTTGCCCACCTCTCAGGGGCTGCTTTCCAGGGCCTGGCAGGCACACTGCGCCACCTCGACCTCTCTGCCAACCAGCTGGCCTCTGTGCCCGTGGAGGCTTTCATGGGGCTAAAGATCCAAGTGAACCTGTCTGCCAACCCGTGGCGCTGTGACTGTGCCCTCCAGGAGGTGCTCCGTCGGGTGAGGCTGGCCCCGGGCACCGGGACAGGCATCGTGTGTGGCCCGGGAGCCCGACCGGACCTCGTGGGGCAGGAGTTCCTGCCACTGGTAGGGGGGGAAGAGTTGTGTGggatggggcggggcggggcccggCGCAGCACCGACGTGGCCCTGCTGGTTACCATGGGGGGCTGGCTGGTGCTGGTGGTGGCCTATCTGGCCCACTACGTGTGGCAGAACCGGGACGAGACCCGACGTCCCCTCAAGCGGGCCCCCGTGCTGCCTGTGCGCTCTGAGGACTCCTCCACCCTCAGCACAATGGTCTGA